The genomic stretch TCAGACCGGCGACGAGCAGAGCGGCTGCGCCCACCCGGATCCAGCGCTTGACCAATAGAAACCACTCCTTTCCAGCGGGTTCAGTCGATCCGGAAGCGGTCCGGCGTTCCCGCGGAGACCCTCTGGCCCTGGGCGCCCTCCGCTTCCCGAGTCGATCTTGGCGGCCTGGGATGAAGTGGGCGTGAGCCGGTCGTGAGATTTTTCTCAGCTTGGCCGGGTCGCACGCCTGCCACCTCGGGGAAGGCGAGGGCTTGCCTCTCGCGGCGGTTCCTGGAGGGGGAGGCGCAGAGTGAAAGTGGTCCCGCGGCCGACGGCCGTCTCCACTTCGACGCTGCCGCCCAGGATCTCGACTGCCTGCTGCACGATTGAAAGGCCCAGCCCCGCACCACCCGCAGGCCGCGTCGGGCTCGCCTCGACGTCCGCCTGGCGCCGGTTGTGGCCGCGGTAGAAGCGCTCGAAGATGTGGGGTCGGTCCTCCTCCGGAATGCCGACGCCCGTGTCGGCGACCGACAGCTCGGCTACCCCGCGTTCGCGGTCCACGCGGGTGGAGATCCGCACTTGGCCGCCACGGGGCGTGAAGTCGAGCGCGTTCTGCACCAGGTTGACCAGGGCCTGGGTGAGGGCGCTCTGGTCGCCGTGCAGGATCACCGGCTCGGGGGGCGTCTCCGCGCTCAGCCGGACACCGGCCTCGTCGGCCAACGGTTGGAAGGAGGCAGCCGTCCCCTCGACGAGGGCATTCAAGTCGATGGGCTCCTGGGCACCCTCCCTGTGCCTGGCGTCGCCGCGCACAAGTTCCAGCATCTGGGCCAGCATGACGCTCATGCGTTCGGACTCGCGCCGGATGACCTGGAGCGCCGACCGCCAGGCCTGCGGTTCGCGTTCGGCCAGGGCGGCCTCCGCCTGGGCCCGGACGACGGCCACGGGCGTGCGCAACTCGTGGGAGGCGTTGCTGGTGAACTGGCGCTGGCGGGTGAAGGACTCCTCCAGGCGGTCGAGCATCTCGTCCAACGTCGCCACCAGGCGCCCCAGCTCGTCCGACGCATGAGGAAGCCCGATCCGCTGCGAGAGGTCCCCCTCGCGGATCGCGCGAGCCGTGCGGATCACCCGATCGATGGGGGCGAGCGCCCGCCGGCTGAGCCAGTAGCCGCCCGCACCGGAGAAGACGAGCAGCACGGGCAGGGCGAGCGCCATCAGCCAAAGCAGGCGCTGAGCCGACTCTTCCGCGCTCTCCAGGGAGCGGAAGACCACCAGGGAGCCGATCGGGCGGCCGTCTTCCTCCAACGGGAGCCGGATGGCCATCCAGTCCTGTCCCTGCACCGAGTAGCGGACCGGACGCCGGGCGACCTCCTCGGCGGCTACGGGTACCGCCCACGCCGGCCCGTGGAGCGCGAGGCGCCGGCCGCCCGGGCCGTAGAGGGCGAAGTAGGCGTCGGGAGGAAGATCGCCCAGGTCCTGCGGGGGGAAGAGACGACCGTTCCGCACGTCCACCTGGGCCGCGATCTGGGTCGCCTCCGCCTGGAGCAGCGCCGCCCCCTCGGCGATGGCGCGGTTGAGCGTCTCCGCGTAGAGGAAGCCGCCAAAGGCGACCACGGTCACCGCCAGGAGGAGCGCATACCAGAGCGTCAGGCGGAGGCTGATGGGCAGGTGCCGGCGGCTACCGACCATCGGGCTGGCTCCGGAGCCGGTAGCCGACACCTCGGATCGTCTCGATCCGCCCCTGCTCGCCATGTTCACCCAGCTTCTTCCGCAGGTAGCCGACGTAGACATCGACGACATTGGACATGCCCGTGTAATCGTAATCCCAGACGTGCTCGGCGATCTGGGAGCGGGTCAGGACCCGATCCGGGTTCCTCAGGAAGTAGTGCAACAGGGCGAACTCCTTGGCGGTCAGGTAGAGGGGCTGGCCGTGGACCGTCACGTCTCGCCGGACGGTGTCGAGGCGGATGGGCCCCGCTTCCAGGACGAGGCTCCGCGGTCCGGCACCCTGCCGGCGGAGCAACGCCCGGATGCGCGCGAGGAGCTCCTCGAAGGCGAAGGGCTTGACCAGGTAGTCGTCCGCACCGGCGTCGAGCCCTTCCACGCGGTCCTCCAGCGCCCCCAGCGCCGTCAGGATCAGGACCGGCGTCTCCCGCCCCTGGCGGCGCAGGGTGCGCAGAACCTCGAGGCCGCTCAACCCCGGCAGGCGCAGGTCGAGGATGATTGCGTCGTAGTCGACGGTGGCCGTCGCGGCGAGCGCTTCCTCGCCGTCGGCCAGAGAGTCGACGCTGTACCCCGCCTCGCGCAGTCTCCGCCGGATGGCGTTCGCCAGATCGGCCTCGTCCTCCACGAGCAAGAGCCGCATGAGCGCCCCTCCCGTCCGACCCGTCTGCCCAGGAGCATCTTCGCGCTTGCTTCTGAAAAGCGGATGAGAACGGGGCGTGACTCCGGCGCCGGCGGCACGGGCGGCGGCCGTGAGCCGACCGTTCTCATGCCGTCTTCAGACAGGGGTGCTAGACTCTGGAACGTCTGCGAACCCGGAAGGAAGTTGCCCCCGGAAGGAGAGACGGCGGACCGACTTGTGCGGGATCGGCGCATGGCCCATCGCGGCCCGGACGAGGAGCGTCTCCACGGCGAGCCGGGCGTGGCGCTCGGCTTCGTCCGCCTCGCCATCGTCGACCTCGACGGCGGGCACCAGCCGCTGGCCAGCGAGGACGGTACGGTCCTGGTGCTGGCGAACGGCGAGATCTACAACCATCGCGAGCTGCGCCGCGAGCTCGAGGCGAGGGGCCACCGCTTCCGCTCGCGGACCGACGTCGAGGTGATCGTCCACCTCTACGAGGAGGAGGAGGTCAGCGCGCTCCGGCGCCTGCGCGGCATGTTCGCCCTCGCCGTCTGGGACCGGCGGAGGCGCCAGCTCCTCCTGGCGCGCGACCGGCTGGGGATCAAGCCGCTCTACTACACCGCCTCGCCGCAGCTCGGCTTCGCCTTCGCCTCGGAGATCCGGGCGCTCCTGGCGCTCCCGGGCGTCGAGGTCCGGCCGAACCTGGTCGCGCTGGACGACTACCTGGCCTACCGCTTCGTGCCCGGCGGCGAGACGTTCTTCGAAGGCATCCGGATCCTCGAACCGGGGCGCTTCCTGGTTGTCCGCGAGGGCCGGGCGCGGGAAGGCGTCTACTGGAGGCTGCCCGAGCCCTCCCGGGAGTTGCCGCCCGCGAAGCCGCTGGACCCCGCCTCCGAGCTCGTGTATGTAGCCGAGCTCGCGGCCGCGCTGGAGGAGTCGGTCGCCCTCCACCTGCAGGGCGACGTACCCGTCGGGCTCCTGCTCAGCGGCGGCCTCGACTCGGCGACGCTCCTCGCCCTGGCCGCGCCGCGGAACCGGCAGCCGCTCCACGCGTACTCCCTGGGCTTCGCGCGCAAGGGGGAGCCGCTCCCCGGCTTCTGGGAGCTGGAGGAAGCCCGGGAGCTCGCCCGCCGCTTCGGCACCCGCCACCACGAGATGGTGGTGGAGACGGCGACGCTGCCGGAGAGGCTCCCCGCTCTCGTCGAGGCGCTGGAGGAGCCGCTGGGTGACCCGACGATCTTCCCGCTGGAGCGGATCAGCGAGGAAGTCCACGCGCACGGCCGCGTCGTCCTCTCCGGCGAGGGCGCGGACGAGCTCTTCGGCGGCTACGCCGTCTACCAGGCGCCCGCCGCGCTCCCCCCGCTCACCCGCCTGCCCGCCCCGCTTCGCCGTCGCCTCGCGGCCTGGCTCGAGCGCCTGCCAGCGGGCCTTCCCGGGCGCAACTGGGTGTGGCGGGCACTCCTCCCGGTCGACGCCTGATACCGCTGCGTCGGCGGCACCTTCGCCCCCGCGGCGCGTGCGCGGCTCTACTCGCCGGCCTTCCGGGAACAGTTCGCCCGGGCGGTGCGGCAGGAAGCGGAGCCCGCCCCCCTCCTTGACCCCGTGGCGCGGATGCTCGAGCTGGACGTCGCCTGCATGCTCCCCAACGACACGCTGCTCAAGGCGGACAAGCTCTCCATGGCGCACTCGGTCGAGCTCCGCGTCCCCTTCCTGGACCACGCCGTGGTCGAGCTGGCCGCCCGCATCCTCAGCCGCCTCAAGGTCCGCCGCCGCGCGCTCAAGCACGTCCTGCGCCGGGCCGCGGCCCGCCTGCTGCCCGCTCCGCTCCTCGCGCGCAGGAAGCTCGGTTTCACCGCCCCCGTAGAGGCGCTGCTCCGCGACGAGCTGCGCCCGCTGGTCGAGGACCTGCTCCTCGACTGGCGCCTGGCCGAGCGCGGCCTCTTCGACCCGCGCGAGGTGGCTCGCCTCGTCCGGCGCGCCACCCGCCCCGTCGCCGGCTCCGCCTCCCGGGCCGACTCGCTGGCCGCGCGCCAGGTCTTCGCCCTCCTCATGCTGGAGCTCTGGTACCGGCGGTTCGTGGACCGGGGCGCGGCGGAGGGGGAGCAGGAGGCCGAGGCGCCGCCCCGGACGGTCGAAGGAGTGCCGGCGACGGCGGAGAACGCCTGAGCGTATGGCTGGTACTCCAGCAGCGGCCGTGCTGTGCCGGTCCCAGGCCGTCCGCGCACCCGTGCCGGGGCAGCGTGAACAGAGAGAGGCGCCGCCGCCAAGGGCAGCGTCTCCACGATGTGGCCGAACGGTTCCTGTCGGCCAAGCACCTTGCCTACCGCTGACTCGTAAGCCTCCTCCTGCTCCGGCGTACGGTGGGCGCCGCGTTCGTGCACTCCTTGCTCCCTTTCCCGGAAGCCGCTACGGAGACGAGCGCAAGGGCAAGGCCAAGACAGCCCTCGTGAACTTGCTTCCCGCGCTGCTCAAGGGCTGCGATGCTTCCCTTTACATCGAAGCCGCCCACATCCGTGGGGGCCCCTGTCCACACGTCTGCTGGCGGCTGCCTGGCCTCTCCTATGGGACGCAGCCCCTGTCAGACAGAGGCGGCGGCTTCCTCTGGGGCGACCTCCTCGACCTGGATCTCCACGAGGTCCAGCGGGTCACGGCGGCCGATCTTCCGCATGGCGCGCTGAAAGATCAAGCGAGCCTCCCTGAGGGCGACGTCGGCGTCTTCCGCCTCCACGTCGAACTTGGCGCCAAGGATCGGCGGGTCGAAATGGCCCCACGTCACGGGCCCGAGCGCCCGCCGCTCGCCCTCCAGAGCGGAGAGCAGCTGCGACGCCCACTCGGCTGCCTCCTCGCGGCTGCTTCCAGGCGGTGTCTCAAGCCGCGTGGTCAGATCGACCGAGAACTCGCGCATGGCTCCCCTCCTCACTTCTCCGGTGGCCATTTCAGGCCCGCCCGCCGTAACCGGGCCACGTTGTTCCGCCAAGCCCGCCAGTCGCTGGGCGTCTTGCCGATGACGACCGGCGGGAGGCTCTTGTCGGGCGGGTATACCTTGACGTGCTTGCCGCTGTCGTCAACCCGCCAGCCCTGGCGCTTGGCCTCTTCAATCAGTTCGTGTACTTCCCGGTCCATCCTACCGACTGCCCTCGCTCCGCGTTCAGCCTGATGACGATTGTTCGCGCCTGTTTACGTGTAGCGCAATGCAGAGGCGAACACCATGCCCGGTCGGCCGCGAATCAGGGTGCGGCTTCCGATTCTTCGGGCAGAACGCCGCCTGTCCCAGCTCCTTCTCGCGGAGCTGACGGGGCTGCGGACGGAGACGGTGTTGCCGCTCGAGCAAGGGCGACGCGCAGGGCATCCGGTTGGAGACCATGGCCCGGCTGCGCGCCGCCTTGGGATGCTCGCCCGGCGACCTGTTCGAGCCCTCCGACGGCGCTCGGGGCATCCCGGTCTTCGGCGGCGATGACGAGGACGACATCCTGCGCGAGCGGCTGAAGGAAGCTGCGGGAGGACTGGTGGACGGGCCGTCCTTCCTCCGGGCACGGATCGTTGGGCGCGCCTGACCGTGTACGGCTACGTCTTCACGCGATCCTCCGCCCTGCCAGGTGATAGCCGGCGTCTGGGCCGTGCTGGGCGCGGACCTGTGGCCGTCGGGCTCGGCGGCTGGCTCGGCATGAGGGAGCGGGAGCCGAGCCTGCGGCTCCTGGTCGTCGCCGTGACGCTCCTCGGCGCCATGCTGACGGCGGCGACCGCGCTGGCCATGGTCTGGATCGTGCCGCTCTGAGCCCAGGCCAGGGAGCGCGTGGACGGGCCGGTTCCACGTGAAGCAGCCGGGACGAGCCGGCCACTCCGAGGAACCTCGACAAGCGCCGTCGTGATGCCATGACTTGTCGTCCAGGAAACTCGTCGGAGCGAGTTGCTGGCAGCAGGGGATCCTGCGCCCCCTTCGGCGACGAACGCAGCACAGCGGTGGTAGCACGGTCTGTGAGAGTGCTCCCAGTTCCTCGAGGCAGCGGGGCCGGTGGGGGTGGAGGAGCGGTTGCGTCGACCGACGAAGGTACAGCACAACACCAGCCTCCGGGCCAACCGCGGTCTTGAACCGGAACCCTCCGAGTTCCGTGGGCGTTCGGGTTCACCAGTTACCTGCCATCCTTGGGCCTAGAAGGGAGGAAGGACCACGAGCCGCCGCACCCCCACCCGCAGCCGCGAACTGGTCCTCGACGTGGATGGAACCCGCCTGCACGTCCGCGTGGAGCGGAAGGCCGTCAAGAACGTCAACGCGCGCCTCGCGGGCAGCGAGCTCCGCGTCAGCGCGCCCGCCGCCCTTCCCGAGGACGTGCTCATGCGCGTGGTGCGCGACCTGGCGGAGAAGCTCCTCCGCCGGGTGGAGACGCGCCGCCTCAACGGCGAGGCGGATGGCCTGGCACTGGCGCGGCGCGTGGCCGCCCGCTTCCCGGAGCCGAGGCCCGCGGTCCGGCGCGTCCTCTTCGTCCGGACCCAGGCCGCCCGCTGGGGGAGCTACAGCGCCGCCACCGGCACCGTCCGTCTGCACGCGACGCTCCTGCGCATGCCGCGCTGGGTGCTGGAGTCGGTGGTGGCGCACGAGCTGGCGCACGCGATCCACCTCGACCACTCGCCCGCCTTCCACCGGCTGCTCGCGGGGGTCGACCCGAGGGCGGGGGAGGCCAGGGCCTTCCTGGCGGGGGTGAGCTGGCTCGCCCGCGCCTGGGGGAGCCTGCCCGCCGAGGAGCGGCGGCGGCTGGCGGGCGTGGCGCCCGGGGCAGAGGACGGTCGGGAGCCTTCCGGCGCCGGCGCCGATATGGGAGAATCCTGAGGCACGCGCCCGCCGCGGGCGGGCGACGACCGCCCAGCTTCCTTCGCAGCAGGTGTTGCCGCATGCGCATCCGCCTGATCGCCAGCGACGTCGACGGAACGCTCCTCGACGCCGACTCCCGCCTGCCGGAGTCCAACCGGCGTGCCGTCCGGGCGGCGCGCCGCGCCGGCTTGGCCGTCGTCCTCTGCACCGGCAAGAGCGACCACGCCATCCGCGGGCTGGTGGAGGAGCTGGGGCTTGCGGACCTCCCGCACGCCACCCTCAACGGAGGCTGCCTCTACCATCCCGCCCGGGACGAGCGGGAGGTGCTGCACGCCATCCCGCCCGGGGCGGCCTGGGCGACGGCGGCGCGGCTCGGCGCGGCGGGGCTGCCGGTCGCCTTCTACGCGCCCGCGCGCATCCTGGCGCTGGGCTTCGAGGGGACGGGCTTCGCCCGGCGGGTGGTGGAGATGGGCGAGCCCAAGCCGGAGCCCGTCGCCTCCGCGGAAGAAGCCCGCGCCGCGCTGGCCGGCGAGCCCTTGGTCAAGCTGCTGACGCTCCTCCCGGCCGGGGCGCCGGGCGCGGCGGCGCTGGAGCGGAGGCTGGCCGCCGGCGCCCCCGCGGGCGTCCGCTTCGTGCGCACCGGGCCGGAGTACTTCGAGGCCATCCCCGAGGGCGCCGGCAAGGGCGCCGCCCTGCGGCGCATCGCCGGCCTGCTGGGCGTGCGCCGCGAGGAGATCCTGGCCGTGGGCGACGCCGAGAGCGACCTCGCCCTCTTCGAGGCGGCCGGCCTGCGCGTGGCGGTGGCCAACGCCGCGCCGGAGGTGGCGCGGGCCGCCGACATGCGGGTGGCGGCCGCCGCGGAGGGTGGCGTGGCCGAGGCCATCCGCCGGCTGGCGCTGAGCGGGGATGCGGCGGGCGGGGTGGCGCCGGCCGGCTAGGGTGCTGGTGGACCGCCGGGCCGAACACCGGCTCGCCGTCGGCCGCGGTCGGAGAGGACGGATCCTCGCTCCCGGGCTGCTCTCGAGAAGAGGCGAACTCCCGGCGGTTCCTGGGCTATGCTTACGAAACTCGGCTCGGCGGCGCGGGAGTGTCGGCTCGTCTACTCGGAGAGGTCTTCCGGGCGGATCTGTGCCGTTCGCAGGATATGGTGCAGCGTTCCCGGCGGGATGACGCCGCGGGAATGCACCGGGAGGACAGCGTACCGGCCGGGATCGTCCCGGCAGCGCAGGATGAGGCGGGAGCCGCGCTGCCGGTCCTCGACGAAGCCGAGACGATGAAGCGCCCGGCGCAATTCAGAGGCTGTCAGTCGCGGCAGCGGTGGCACCTACACTTCCACCTCGGCGAGCGACTCCCTCCCAGCTGGGATGTCCAATCCATGCTCTTTGCGGTATTCGAGCGTGAGCTGGATCGCTTGCTTGATGTTTTCCAGCGCCTCGCCCTGTGTGCGCCCGGAGCTTGTACAGCCCGGCAGGCTCGGCACGTAGGCGAACCATTCGGAGTCCGAACGTTCCAGAACGACGACGTAGCGCATCGGCACCACCGGCTTTCATTCTATCCCTTCCGTCGCCCAGGGCACCGGGCGTGTGGCTGGAGCCGTCGGCAACCGGCCCGCCGTGGCCGACCGCGGCCACCGTCTCTGACCGGGATGACTGCAAACGCACTGGCCGGGGAAGTCCCGGAGCCGAAGCAACTGCCGCCATGCCGGGCCCCGCTTTGCGGAGGCCGGCCGTACCGGCAGAAAGGCACTTGCCCGGAAGCCGAGCGGCTCTTGCCACCCGCTGTTCCCTCGCTGCCCGCGTCCGCATGGCCGGCGCAGGGGAGGGCCGGCCGGCGCGGAATCGACTCCTGACAGGAGCGCCCGCCCGCAGGGGGCGCGGCCCCGGCCGGGCCGGGTCACGGGGGGAGGGTTCGGCCTATGGCCATCCGCTTCGAGCGGCGCGAGAAGGTGACGCGCTACCTGGACCCGCGGGAGGGCTACCGGGAGCGGGAGATCCGCACGGAGATGCGGCGCGACCCGCTGACGGGGAGGAGCGCGCGGGTCGCCCACTTCCTGGGGTTCGAGCTCAGGCCCTCCGACTTCGGGCCGGCGGCGGAGGCGACGCGGCCGCTCTGCCCCTTCTGCCCGGAGCGGGTGGCGGAGGTGACGCCCAAGTTCCCGCCGGACCTCCTGCCCGAGGGCAGGCTCGTCCGGGGCGAGGCGATCCTCTTCCCCAACCTCTCGCCCTACGACGAGCAGAGCGCGGTGGCGGTCCTCACCCGCGAGCACCACGTGCCGCTCGGCGGCTTCCGCGCGGAGCGGCTGGCGGACGGCTTCCTGGCCTGCGCCGAGTACTTTCGCCGCGCCCGCGGGGGGAGGGGGGAGGTCTACGGGCTCGTCAGCTGGAACTACATGCCGCCCTCGGGGAGCACGCAGATCCAT from Bacillota bacterium encodes the following:
- a CDS encoding HAMP domain-containing protein translates to MVGSRRHLPISLRLTLWYALLLAVTVVAFGGFLYAETLNRAIAEGAALLQAEATQIAAQVDVRNGRLFPPQDLGDLPPDAYFALYGPGGRRLALHGPAWAVPVAAEEVARRPVRYSVQGQDWMAIRLPLEEDGRPIGSLVVFRSLESAEESAQRLLWLMALALPVLLVFSGAGGYWLSRRALAPIDRVIRTARAIREGDLSQRIGLPHASDELGRLVATLDEMLDRLEESFTRQRQFTSNASHELRTPVAVVRAQAEAALAEREPQAWRSALQVIRRESERMSVMLAQMLELVRGDARHREGAQEPIDLNALVEGTAASFQPLADEAGVRLSAETPPEPVILHGDQSALTQALVNLVQNALDFTPRGGQVRISTRVDRERGVAELSVADTGVGIPEEDRPHIFERFYRGHNRRQADVEASPTRPAGGAGLGLSIVQQAVEILGGSVEVETAVGRGTTFTLRLPLQEPPREASPRLPRGGRRATRPS
- the asnB gene encoding asparagine synthase (glutamine-hydrolyzing), whose translation is MPPEGETADRLVRDRRMAHRGPDEERLHGEPGVALGFVRLAIVDLDGGHQPLASEDGTVLVLANGEIYNHRELRRELEARGHRFRSRTDVEVIVHLYEEEEVSALRRLRGMFALAVWDRRRRQLLLARDRLGIKPLYYTASPQLGFAFASEIRALLALPGVEVRPNLVALDDYLAYRFVPGGETFFEGIRILEPGRFLVVREGRAREGVYWRLPEPSRELPPAKPLDPASELVYVAELAAALEESVALHLQGDVPVGLLLSGGLDSATLLALAAPRNRQPLHAYSLGFARKGEPLPGFWELEEARELARRFGTRHHEMVVETATLPERLPALVEALEEPLGDPTIFPLERISEEVHAHGRVVLSGEGADELFGGYAVYQAPAALPPLTRLPAPLRRRLAAWLERLPAGLPGRNWVWRALLPVDA
- a CDS encoding type II toxin-antitoxin system HicB family antitoxin, with product MRYVVVLERSDSEWFAYVPSLPGCTSSGRTQGEALENIKQAIQLTLEYRKEHGLDIPAGRESLAEVEV
- a CDS encoding response regulator transcription factor, which translates into the protein MRLLLVEDEADLANAIRRRLREAGYSVDSLADGEEALAATATVDYDAIILDLRLPGLSGLEVLRTLRRQGRETPVLILTALGALEDRVEGLDAGADDYLVKPFAFEELLARIRALLRRQGAGPRSLVLEAGPIRLDTVRRDVTVHGQPLYLTAKEFALLHYFLRNPDRVLTRSQIAEHVWDYDYTGMSNVVDVYVGYLRKKLGEHGEQGRIETIRGVGYRLRSQPDGR
- a CDS encoding asparagine synthase C-terminal domain-containing protein — protein: MRQEAEPAPLLDPVARMLELDVACMLPNDTLLKADKLSMAHSVELRVPFLDHAVVELAARILSRLKVRRRALKHVLRRAAARLLPAPLLARRKLGFTAPVEALLRDELRPLVEDLLLDWRLAERGLFDPREVARLVRRATRPVAGSASRADSLAARQVFALLMLELWYRRFVDRGAAEGEQEAEAPPRTVEGVPATAENA
- a CDS encoding type II toxin-antitoxin system HicA family toxin, whose product is MPPLPRLTASELRRALHRLGFVEDRQRGSRLILRCRDDPGRYAVLPVHSRGVIPPGTLHHILRTAQIRPEDLSE
- a CDS encoding M48 family metallopeptidase, which translates into the protein MVLDVDGTRLHVRVERKAVKNVNARLAGSELRVSAPAALPEDVLMRVVRDLAEKLLRRVETRRLNGEADGLALARRVAARFPEPRPAVRRVLFVRTQAARWGSYSAATGTVRLHATLLRMPRWVLESVVAHELAHAIHLDHSPAFHRLLAGVDPRAGEARAFLAGVSWLARAWGSLPAEERRRLAGVAPGAEDGREPSGAGADMGES
- a CDS encoding Cof-type HAD-IIB family hydrolase, with translation MRIRLIASDVDGTLLDADSRLPESNRRAVRAARRAGLAVVLCTGKSDHAIRGLVEELGLADLPHATLNGGCLYHPARDEREVLHAIPPGAAWATAARLGAAGLPVAFYAPARILALGFEGTGFARRVVEMGEPKPEPVASAEEARAALAGEPLVKLLTLLPAGAPGAAALERRLAAGAPAGVRFVRTGPEYFEAIPEGAGKGAALRRIAGLLGVRREEILAVGDAESDLALFEAAGLRVAVANAAPEVARAADMRVAAAAEGGVAEAIRRLALSGDAAGGVAPAG